Sequence from the Esox lucius isolate fEsoLuc1 chromosome 6, fEsoLuc1.pri, whole genome shotgun sequence genome:
GTTGTAAATTTCCTAGGTGCAATGGCATGCTCAGTGATCTGTGGCACACAATCTAAAACCAACAGCTATATAGCCACTTATCATATATCAATAAGGTGAAATGGAACCCGTGACACTAGCATTTATGTCCAAGATCAAAGTGTCCTACGCATTCACAGCCCATCTCGTTGGCAGAGGAAGTATCAAACGCAGAAGGCTACAAGATTTATGAAGGCTTCAACAAGCAGCAAATTGAAACCGTGTCCAGCGGGGGTTACAAATAGAATAGTTACTATACAATCATATATTTGTGGCAAAATTACTGTAGGAAGCAGATAGTTATTATTAGACGATTTACAACTACTTTTATCTAGTCTTTGTCTACCTAACTAGTAATACTAGCCTGCCAATATCGCTTTCAACAACAGACGAGCGTAGCTCTGTTTACTCAGACATCATGCTAACTAGGTATCCTCATTACCAGTGCATTGCTTATCCGGGTGATTATCGTAGATGAAGGATTATATGATTAACGTTAACTAAATACTGTACTGTTCCCTTCCCAAACAAGTGATAACTCACAAAGATGTACAAGACAAGAGCTAATCGGGCGTTAGCAGTCTACAGGATCGTACCGTGGCTAAAATAAATTGCTAACGTCTGTTAGATTAAAGTTGACCAGCAAACGTTAGTTGGCAAACGATATTTTATGTAGGTGTATTGCACATAACTTACCTTTTCTTTTTCGCTGTCATCAAGGGTGGATGTCATGATTATAAAAACGCTGAAAATCtagctatatatatattcgCAAACGATAGCTTCTGAATTCCCAATTTCCAAATCCAGTTTCGTTCTTCCGGTCCTATGACATAAATGAATCCCCCGCCCATTTAGCCGCCCTGCTGTTTTTGATTGGACTTGAACAGAATCTCAGTCAATATAGTTAGTTACTTTTATTGGATTCCACTGACAGTGCATGTTTTACGTGTGGATATGACCATTCTAAATactaaataattacataattgAAAACACACTGTAGATGGCCCGGTTTTTCGCCgtttaaaattacattattacatttgttcCATGTCCGGCAAAAATGACAGCCTTTCAGAAGGGATGAATGGACTTGTAGTTGTTTCTGTCATATCTCACATAGGAATCAGTTTGGGGAAAAACTACAAGCCCCAGCAACCTGACCATCTTAGGTCAAAAAGTTGTAACGCAAAAAACGGCGCGTCGTTCTGGAGAGGTGACTACTATCCACTATGCATCCgttattttaaacatgtattaagtCGTTGTTTAATCCAATGAAAGCGTAGCGTTATATGCTGCGATTTTATCTAAATGCATTGCGTCAATGATGGAGAAAGAAGAGATACCTCCTAGAAACTTTAGCTGCTTATAGTAAATTTGCCACTAACGCTCGTTAGCTACCTAGGAAATGCACTTAGGTCTGTCTAGATGTGCCCTACTTGTAGGGGAGCGAGCTAGCTTCAATGGTGCCAGTGCACTCTTCTCCTATTGTAACCGGACTTCCACGAATACTTTCTCTACCTGCAATGCATTTTCAAATCGCAAGAAAAGTCCATACAGTTCCGTGGACAGCGAACGCTACTCAAAACTTGTCAAGTCAGTCATGACCCACCGAGTCAGTGCTCAAACACCCGAGAGTCTAGAAGAGCAAGATACTCACATCTACGGACCTGTGATAAAATCCTCAACTCCTAACCAACCTTTACCCAAAGTGCCTAAAACTCGCCACCCTTTGCTCAACCACGAAAAGGCTTTTGCAATTAGCGAAACTGAGCACGGAGCGGCTCCAGCCAGAATTATCCTACAAAGGGGTCAGGATAGGGGCTCTGTTCCCAGTGTCACCCGTATCCTACAGCAAACTCTATCCCCAGAGCAACAGTTTTTCCtcgagagatggaggaagaggatgatcGCTCAACTTGGAGAGGAAGGCTTCAAAGAATACAGCCAGAGTAAGTATGCACAAGCAGCACCCTGTAATTGTATGTTAATTTATCTGTTTCTGTCATTGAAATGACCGAATGTTTCTTTGTCAGATCTTTTCAGGCAGGGCAAGCTCTTCCACATAGCTGTGGAGAATGTTCTACCATTAAAAACTGAGGAAAAGGCACCAGAGGTTCCAGCAGAAGTGGAAGGATACATGGAGAGTATTCGGCACGTGATGGACGACATTAGGGGAGTGAGAGCCATCGAGAGCCGCGTGCTACACAACAAACTAGGCTACCTGGGGATTGTGGACTGTGTTGCCCTTTACAGGTTTGTAACAGGGCCGTGATCATTGGCTAACGACACTGCAGGCAACTGCCAGATCTCGCAAAGGCAGGACAGATCTCTCAAACATGTACCAGCAAACCTTGCCATGTCATTTAGCAATATAATGCAATTTAGAGTACATGCAACTCCTGCAGTGTAGTACGCCTGAAACATAACAAACAGAGAGGACTGGAGACTCTAGCTCTGCCTATCCTGTCAGTTTATTAATGTCACACTTATATTCTTCCTAATGTGATTCCTAGAGTTTCCCAGTTGCAGGTAAATAATAAACAGCCCTAATAAACAGCCTGGACATGAAATCCATATCTGGGAAACTGCCCATTAAAGCTTGGCCTTTGTTCCCTCAGGGGTGTGCTGTGTGTGATTGACTGGAAAACATCAGAGAGGTCTAAACCTTTCCTGGACAACACATACGACAACCCTCTTCAGGTGGCAGCTTACGTCGGTGCCCTGAACAATGATGTGAACTACAACTACCAGGTGGGTCTGACCGCTGTTCACTCAGCCTGTCCTAAGCTGCTTCCTACAAATCATCCATGGTACAAAGAAATCCTCAGTGTTTGTATAAAGGACGACACACCGCTTGATTAGTGAGTACTCCGTCCTCCTCCGATTCAGCCCAGTGAGTAGTGTTGCTCCATCAGCATCAACATCAGCCAATGATTGGCCGATATATATTGGGTACCGGCCAATCATTTTATCGGTTCGGTGAATCCTTAACAGAACTTTTTTACAGGCTCTTTTTTGCCCCATTAACATGCTATATATTGTGCCTAACTTCTGCCATGGCTTCGCCCTCTCCTCATAGGTGGAGAATGGTCTGATTGTGGTGGCCTATAAAGATGGTTCACCAGCCCATCCACACTTACTGAGCTCGGACCAGGTGCTACAGTACTGGGAGAGATGGCTGGTGCGATTGGAGGAGTACTCGGAGAAGAGTTGAAAGGGCGAGAACCACATGTATTGCTGCTGTCTACCGGGATCTGACACTGTGTtggttttctttcagttttttcacTGACATTTTACCAGGGAAGTATGCTGAGAATAGACCTGgatgcaagagagagagagagagagaattattTCTTATACAAACACAAAGTTACTGTATTATCACATTAAGTAAGATCTAAAGTTAACTTAACTCTTTAAAGAAAATTTAGTTGGTTTGAAACactgaaactcttcccacagtggAACTTCTGTGTGAGAGCACTGGTGTCTAATGAGACAAATCTCTTGACTGAAGCTCTTATTACACTGGGACTGAGGTACAGCTCTCCAGTGTGAATGCATCAGTGTGTTCTAAGATGTCCCACTCTGTTGAGAGCTTTTCCCACACTGGGGGCAGTGGTAATGTAGTGCTCACCATTCACATTGAAGAGAAATGAGTATGGGAGAGCCCTTAAGCGTTATCCACAATTAAtacaacaacaagaaattatTTCATTCTGTAAAACGAACAGAAAACATCTCTAATTCGTCAGTCGATACCTACTGAAGGTTCTGCactgtacaaccctgtttccaaaaagttgggacgctgcataaaatgcaaataaaaacagaatcaaatgatgtgcaaatcatttattcctgcatttaattgaaaatagtacaaagataacatatcaaacgttgaaacagaaatgtcattgttttttgaatagtacattaacattttttatttgatgctggcaacacgtttcaaagaagttgggacaggggcatttttaccactgtgttgcatcacctcttttaacagtttttttgtttcataatgtgccaaatgttgtCAGCGTGTGaccggtctggactgcaggcaggccggTTTACCACCCAGACTTTTACTGTAGAGCCGTGCTGTTGTAataagtgcagaatgtggtttggcattgtctttctgaaataagcaaggccttccctgaaaaatacattgtatggatggcagcatgtgttgctccaaaaccagtGAACAGGTGcgggtcatataattagaatatcgtcaaaaagtagatttatgtcagtaattccattcaaaaagtgaaacttgtgtattatattcattcattacacacagactgctatatttcaaatgcttatttcttttaattgtgatgattataactgacaactaatgaaaatcccaaattaagTATCTCcgaaagtttcactttttgaatggaattactgaaataaatcaactttttgatgatattctaattatatgaccagcacctgtatattgttcagcaaatggtgccttcacagatgtgccagtcacccatgccatgtgcactaatgcaccaccataccatcacggatactggcttttgaactgcgctgttaacaagccggatggtccattttacacagtgtcccaacatttttggaaacgggtttTGCTTCTATCAACAGTGGCAATACTTTATAGTTTGAGAAATGCGTGAATTTGGTTGATCCCTTCAATCATCATTGAAGTACATTTCACATTGGGTAGGCTTCTTAAAGATGCATTTGGCTACTGTTGTCGAATGTGGCGTTGTCGAGCCAAAACCGGTCCCTGAAACCATTGTGTTATGTTATGTATTTGCCGCTACAAATCCTTTAGCGAAATTCGTCCTAAAACATCCGACCAATCCCTAACTCAAGAATGTTGTATGAACAATcacaatacttttttgtatttagTACTTTGTCTATTGgtcaaaaatgtaaaagctTTGATGAAATACAGAATACCTTTTACATGACAACAAATGTGATGTGTTCCAGTGGTGCATTTACATGGAAATAGACTTCAACAGGATTGCGGTAAGCTACTACCAAGATAACAAAATGTATCCGCGCCAGATCCCGGCCCGGGGTCCAGATGTAATCCAGATCTAAAACAGACTTGGGCCAGCATAGGCCCAGCTCAGACCCAAATCTATATTTAAATTTACCTCTGGATTGCCTCTGTGCCAGATCTGTTTCAGTTCCGGTTTTGACTCGCTACTAATGGTGGTGTGTGTTCTAAGTTAAAAATAATTACCAATTAAATTTTAACTAGAACTAGATTTGaactattttacatttatacCATGACCATAACATAATCTTTCCATAACTTATCATAACTGGTTAATAATGcagttttctgtattgtaaagcaatgtcattttcagtaattaaatataaaagcatgaaaaataatttcagtatctataacaaatatttacatactTCAATTGTATGATACTATGTCTCAAATCCAATTAGTGTAGAAGAATAggaaatcatttcaaaatgtaaattcatggctacaatgaaatatcaaaatatttgaattctGTATCAATTAGTATAGTGTTTCTCCACCCCAAAAAATTAATAAGGATTTATCAAATGATGGCAGCCATCATTAATAAACACGTTCATATAATTTGAGCTAAAAAATTATTCCTACACAGCACTAATACACCCAGACACATCCTgacaatttatattttcattgttagaCAAAAACTGGAAATTTCAAAcaaatttaatacattttaatttttccATCACAACATTGTATTGgcaatatttaataaatgaaccCATCACACCTTAGTTATGAAAAACATGGGATATTACTAGaaattaacaaacacaacattgtgcCACAACATGAGGCGAGTGAAATTGAGGATGGAGAATAATGTCCAACTGAGACCACACACTTCCCGGAGCATTCAGGAAGAGGATCACGTAAAAAGTCCTCAACACCTCTGTGGTCAGATGTAAGGGGGGATATGGCCTTGCCGAACCCCCCAAACCcccaggataatgcaccatgtcacaaagctccaatcatttcaaattggtttcttgaacatgacaatgagttcactgtactgaaatggcccccacagtcaccagatctcaacccaatagagcatctttgggatgtggtggaacaggagcttcgtgccctggatgtgcatcccacaaatctccatcaactgcaagatgctatcctatcaatatgggccaatatttctaTAGAATGCTtgcagcaccttgttgaatcaattgccacgtagaattaaggcagttctgaaggcgaaagggggtcaaacacagtattagtatggtgttcctaataatcctttaggtgagtgtagatctcCGTAATACTCAtaatttctcttttcctctgtcgCTGACAGTGAACATATTTTCCTCCTTAGTCTGCTTTCTTACCAAAAACGTGTTATTCATTCACTGTAACAACCATGTGATCCCAAAAGCTTAGTTCCCTTTCCCTGACAGGAACCTCCAGCACTCCAAAAACTGCTCCTCTTCCGTTTCTCCCGCCTCTTAGTTAACAgctatatacaaaaaaaaattactctgACAATaatctctttctcactcttctcTTTTATCCCTAAAACACCTTTAACCGCCAGAGAAACGACAAAATGAGAGTTTAAACTTCCACATGTAAGTCATGTTTACCTATCCTAGTGTTCAAGTGTATCATATCGCAGATAGAAAATCATTGACAAGCATGGAGTAGCTAAGATGTTTTGGGACGTTCTTGCATGCATTTGGTTGTAAAGATCCAAAAACCCCTTTAAAGACACACAAGTGTGTGAAGATCAGATGTTAAACCATAGACAAAATCGGTAGAATGTCGGCACAGGACAATTCTTTCCAACTCCCGGTTACACAGTTGTCTCTCACCACCATTTACTGCGGTAGAAACGCATCAGCTACTTTACAATCTGAGTCTGTTTATCTGTGGCGGTAATGTAATAGTTTAACCACGACAGCTTATCTAACTGACTTTAGCAATGCTACATTTAACACTGTTGCTAATTACCTTTGAAAATGGCTAAGATTGCAGAGCTAACAGACTGCTGAGCTGACCTCGTAACAACGTTGGCCCGTGCCAAATGGTAATTCGCTTCATGGTCACGTTCATCGACATCATCTAAGGAAAGACAGGATCCTTTAGCAGTCTAGCTCAGTTATCTGTTTATTTAACCCTAGTCACATTTACCAGGGTCAGTTTCTCAGGCACAGATTAAGCATAGTCCGGACTGCAAACGCTCATTAAGTGCTCTGAGCAGACGTTAAAATCCTGGGACTGGTAACGGGAGAACAAAGAGAAAGTAAATTATGGAGTAGAGATGAGGTGAATGGTGGGGTAAGTGAATGCATTCCGTCTCGTATATATTTGTTACCCCAATGAAGTCGAGCTGGAAAATGCAAATTACTATCTTAACACTTGCTACACCCTTGTACCGGAAAAGCCTTTCATCTAGATTCTAGTCCGAAAAAGTTTTACTGCTTTTTAAATTAGGCAACATCACGTCATACCAAATCTAATCACTAGACGGAGCTCTGTGTCTGTTAAGTTCTGGATGTGATACAACCATTTATCAGGGAAATGGCTCTTATTGTGGGggggatacatttttttaaagagaatgAGTAGTCATGTAGTAGGTCTACTTTGAAATCTTCATGATCTGTGTATGAATTAGCTTATGAATGCTAACAAGCCTATGTAGGTTTTACATTGTGTTTATTGATTAGAAGCCTGCTATATTACTGTCCTAAACCCAGTTTAATAAATTAACCATTAAACTAGGCCAAAATGGCTTTCGACTGTCAAATCTGGGTATACTGATGCCAAACTGAGCAGGATGCCTTGGGCTCAGCAGGCCCAGTTCTTGTCTGGTCCTTCCGTTTGGGGCAGCCAGGAGGTCTGTGAAGTCTGACCCAGAACTACGGTTGCCATGAGAGTGTAGCATTCTCTTATTTCCATATCAGTGTGATGACCTGTTCTTGTTCCTCCTGGAGAAAGTGACCACAGAACCATGGAGAACATTGCACGGAACGTTAACATGGACAAACATGATATAATTGGGCGTTGTGCACCATCCCACATTACCCAACCAACCTGTCTCTGGAACGCATTCTCTAATCATTAGAACGCGCTGACAGACTGATCTTTTCAGAGGATTCCAAAAAGCACCAAAACCCACAGGTTAAACATTCTAGAACATTGCTGTGGATTGCATAGATGTGTGTGCATTGATAAGGTGCATATAAATGGTTGAAATTAAACTTGCTCAAAGTCCATCCTACTGAAATATAACCTTTCCACAAACGTTCACTTCATCAAGTAGTTTTATTGTCAACATTGACAATATGCCATGCTCACAAGCTGTTAAAGTTGAACCATGCCTCCCTGTATTGAGGGTCCTCAGTAAAGCCCAGACTGGTGAAGAGGCTGTGGGACATTGTGTTCCCCTCTTCTATGAAGCAGTATACTGGGAAACCCTCAGCATAGAGCCTCCTGGACATGCTGTTGACCAGGGCTCTGGCCAGACCCTTTCCTCTGTGCTCTGGCAGAGTGTACAACATACCTGTGAGACAGTGGGTTGGACCCATAATGCCTTATTAACTTGAATTTGACTTGCCTCATTTTCGGGGGGACTAAGAAAAGCCCCCCATTGTCCTGTTCAAGCAAATTGTGGAGATCTTACATACCAATGGCACATGACGGGTAGGTCAGAATCCAGGCTATTGGCTGCTGGTTTTCGGCATTTAAAACACAGCATGATGGGTAATGCCGGATCATATTCCGTATCTTCCCAAGACTGGACTCCGACATCCCGAATTTCCACGTTTTGTTGACAAGATCAGCGTGGGTTTCATCCAGGGAGGATATCTTTGATTCAATTATACTGTCAATTTTAAAGGGAAATAAAGAAGGCAGGTTTTGTATTGTACACTGTATATTCATTTTGGGGTCTACAATTACTTTGAAGAAAAAACAAGGTACAAAATGTTGTAATGCATCTGCCTTTTTCCCTTTGTCGTCACTTAAAAGTCAGGTTGGCTTGCATGAAGGGACTGAGCATTCGTGAGTGAAATATTCTGTGCACGCGCGCACGTGAATGTGTTTCAGTTTCCCGTGTTACCTGTCTACAGGTGGGAGGCGGGA
This genomic interval carries:
- the mgme1 gene encoding mitochondrial genome maintenance exonuclease 1, producing the protein MHLGLSRCALLVGERASFNGASALFSYCNRTSTNTFSTCNAFSNRKKSPYSSVDSERYSKLVKSVMTHRVSAQTPESLEEQDTHIYGPVIKSSTPNQPLPKVPKTRHPLLNHEKAFAISETEHGAAPARIILQRGQDRGSVPSVTRILQQTLSPEQQFFLERWRKRMIAQLGEEGFKEYSQNLFRQGKLFHIAVENVLPLKTEEKAPEVPAEVEGYMESIRHVMDDIRGVRAIESRVLHNKLGYLGIVDCVALYRGVLCVIDWKTSERSKPFLDNTYDNPLQVAAYVGALNNDVNYNYQVENGLIVVAYKDGSPAHPHLLSSDQVLQYWERWLVRLEEYSEKS
- the si:dkey-76k16.6 gene encoding glycine N-acyltransferase-like protein 3, producing MEQLNEERLKIAETQLKDLFPQSMQVYGYIFQKNRAKDDQVHVLVDRWPDFNVVICQPVNQGESHFIEMCVFTKDEAILRNILEETNMIEWSNFFCLGTSLCHGEVVVAAAWERKVAGNKVAVCHMMTLQDPSRLPPVDSIIESKISSLDETHADLVNKTWKFGMSESSLGKIRNMIRHYPSCCVLNAENQQPIAWILTYPSCAIGMLYTLPEHRGKGLARALVNSMSRRLYAEGFPVYCFIEEGNTMSHSLFTSLGFTEDPQYREAWFNFNSL